From one Lycium ferocissimum isolate CSIRO_LF1 chromosome 5, AGI_CSIRO_Lferr_CH_V1, whole genome shotgun sequence genomic stretch:
- the LOC132058108 gene encoding alpha-1,3-arabinosyltransferase XAT2-like — protein sequence MHNPILAKSFSRYEQKTFGWFVVMSIVVFSSCMVFKNHLHPLSINGDAVNLQLSINAAEDMPVIKDTTLLKKATEKKDAGLMCNVLEPLSDYCETKGDIRVQGNSSTIFVMSHDLNISTENNSWTIQPYPRKGSGAMSHVKSWTVKLVQDGERIPRCSVDHGHPAVLFSLGGYSGNHFHAFSDLLVPIFSNSRCFNSEVHFLATDYKPWWIGKYRTLLNKMSKHKIIDIDNENEVHCFPSVKTGLKSHKEFGIDSSKFPNGVSMRDFKQFLRSSFSLNRVEAIKMKGHIVTRPLLLIMSRKKSRILLNEGDVSKMAEDLGYEVVLAEDNHSTNLSKFAQIVNSCDVIMGVHGAGLTNMVFLPDNAVLIQLVPLGATDNMAKGDFGDPAGEMNIKYLDYKIGVNESSLVEQYPLDHKVLKDPSSFYRKGWKVFRSIYLDKQNVKVDLNRFRSTLLEAKKLLATS from the exons ATGCATAATCCCATATTGGCAAAGAGCTTTAGTCGCTATGAACAAAAAACATTTGGATGGTTTGTTGTAATGTCGATTGTTGTGTTTAGCAGTTGCATGGTTTTCAAGAATCATTTGCATCCTCTATCAATTA ATGGTGATGCCGTGAATTTACAATTATCAATAAATGCTGCTGAAGACATGCCTGTGATCAAGGACACAACCCTTCTCAAGAAAG CAACTGAGAAAAAGGATGCAGGGCTAATGTGTAATGTGTTAGAACCATTGTCTGATTACTGTGAGACCAAAGGGGACATAAGGGTCCAAGGAAATTCCTCAACAATTTTTGTTATGTCTCATGATCTCAACATCTCTACTGAGAACAATTCATGGACCATACAACCTTATCCAAGAAAAGGATCAGGGGCAATGTCACATGTTAAATCTTGGACAGTAAAATTAGTACAAGACGGCGAAAGAATCCCCAGATGCAGTGTGGATCATGGCCATCCAGCAGTTCTATTTTCACTTGGAGGATATTCAGGAAACCATTTTCATGCCTTCTCAGATTTACTCGTTCCAATCTTTTCAAATTCACGGTGTTTTAATTCGGAGGTGCACTTTCTTGCCACAGATTATAAGCCCTGGTGGATAGGTAAGTACAGAACATTGCTCAACAAGATGTCTAAGCACAAAATTATTGACATTGACAACGAAAACGAGGTACATTGCTTTCCTAGTGTGAAGACAGGCCTTAAATCTCACAAAGAATTTGGAATTGATTCCTCAAAGTTCCCAAATGGGGTGTCAATGCGCGATTTCAAACAGTTCTTGAGGAGCTCGTTTTCTCTAAACAGAGTTGAGGCCATCAAGATGAAGGGTCATATTGTTACGAGGCCACTTTTGCTGATTATGTCAAGGAAAAAATCGCGAATTTTATTAAACGAGGGCGATGTTAGTAAAATGGCTGAAGATTTAGGATACGAGGTTGTGCTGGCTGAGGATAATCATAGTACGAATTTGTCAAAGTTCGCGCAAATTGTTAATTCTTGTGATGTGATAATGGGAGTTCATGGAGCTGGATTAACCAACATGGTTTTTCTCCCAGATAATGCAGTTCTAATTCAGCTGGTTCCTTTGGGAGCAACGGATAATATGGCTAAAGGTGATTTTGGGGACCCTGCCGgagaaatgaacataaaatatTTGGATTATAAAATAGGGGTGAATGAGAGTTCTCTAGTGGAACAATATCCACTTGATCATAAAGTTTTAAAAGATCCATCATCATTTTATAGGAAAGGATGGAA